Proteins co-encoded in one Pseudoliparis swirei isolate HS2019 ecotype Mariana Trench chromosome 7, NWPU_hadal_v1, whole genome shotgun sequence genomic window:
- the gltpa gene encoding glycolipid transfer protein codes for MALLMEHQFRQMPADGQVETRPFLEAVSHLPPFFDCLGSTIFAPMKADLSGNISKIKAVYETNPTRFKTLQNILDAEKEMHKAEWPKAGATLALMWLKRGLRFIQVFLRSLLEGEKDESNPNLIRVNVTKAYEVALKRYHGWFVQQLFKAALFAAPYKTDFLKALSKGRDVKEEECLEKIRKFLVNFTATVDAVYDLYSRMNADVDDAV; via the exons ATGGCGCTGCTCATGGAGCACCAGTTCAGGCAGATGCCCGCTGACGGACAGGTGGAAACGAGACCGTTTCTGGAGGCGGTGTCACACCTGCCGCCCTTCTTTG ACTGCCTGGGCTCGACTATCTTTGCTCCAATGAAGGCAGACCTGTCTGGTAACATCTCA AAAATCAAAGCGGTTTACGAAACCAACCCGACCCGGTTCAAGACACTCCAGAATATTTTGGATGCAGAGAAAGAAATGCATAAAGCAGAATGGCCCAAAGCTGGAGCCACgctggcccttatgtggctgaAAAG GGGTCTACGCTTTATTCAAGTCTTCCTGCGGAGCCTGCTGGAAGGGGAAAAGGATGAGAGCAACCCAAACCTCATCCGAGTCAACGTCACCAAAGCCTATGAAGTAGCCCTGAAGAGGTACCACGGCTGGTTTGTGCAACAGCTCTTCAAG GCAGCTCTCTTTGCCGCTCCGTATAAGACGGACTTCCTGAAGGCCCTCTCCAAGGGTCGGGATGTCAAGGAAGAGGAATGCTTGGAAAAAATCCGAAAATTCCTCGTCAACTTCACTGCCACCGTTGATGCTGTTTATGACCTGTACAGTCGAATGAACGCTGATGTTGATGACGCAGTGTGA
- the trpv4 gene encoding transient receptor potential cation channel subfamily V member 4 isoform X2 codes for MNEGRSALLRRCHLALSRADPSGSADSGDGAAARPESDAGLALSELPRLFENEDGAPSTRDDGPDSAPEPVPPGQPAESRQNLRMKFQGAFMKGISTPMDLLESTMYESNGAPGAKKAPMDSLFDYGTCRNTSNQKRRRKKLPRGKTETSCDEGPSSELPKVMKVFNRALLFDCVSRADPEALEGLLEYLHSHGKRLTDEEFKELSTGKTCLPKALLNLYGGQNATVPLLLHAAQQTGNLREFINTPFRDVYYRGQTALHIAIERRCKPYVELLVEQGADVHAQARGRFFQPRDEGGYFYFGELPLSLAACTNQPDIVHYLTENPHKKADLRRQDSRGNTVLHALVHIADNTKDNTRFLTKMYDLLLIKSAKLYPDCHLETVLNSDGMSPLMMAAKLGKIGVFQHIIRREIKDEDVRHLSRKFKDWAYGPVYSSLYDLSSLDPCGEEPSVLEILVYNSRNENRHEMLAVEPINELLRAKWQKFAAVTFYISVVSYLVTMTVFTLVAYHHPTQGAPPYPYTTSSDYLRMAGEILTLASGIFFFLTNVKDLFLKKCPGVKSLFMDGSFQLLYFVYSVLIVVTAVLYLWGNQAYVCVMAFALVLGWMNTLYFTRGLKLTGTYSIMIQKWATTILDIERSFPVCLRKSFRAGEMVTVGKSRDGTPDRRWCFRVDEVNWCHWNQNLAMINEDPGKNETCQASGLQPAVRGLRRDRWSTVVPRVVEASKGPRPRDLAIEMEPLAPKY; via the exons ATGAACGAG GGCCGCTCGGCTCTCCTCAGACGGTGCCACCTCGCTCTGTCCAGGGCTGACCCCTCCGGTTCTGCGGACTCTGGGGACGGCGCGGCGGCGCGGCCGGAGAGCGATGCCGGCCTCGCGCTGTCGGAGCTCCCCCGGCTGTTTGAGAACGAGGACGGAGCCCCGTCGACTCGGGACGACGGTCCCGATTCGGCCCCGGAGCCGGTTCCGCCCGGCCAGCCGGCTGAGAGCAGGCAGAACCTGCGGATGAAGTTCCAGGGTGCGTTCATGAAGGGCATTTCCACCCCGATGGACCTCTTGGAGTCCACCATGTACGAGTCCAACGGGGCTCCGGGGGCCAAGAAGGCCCCCATGGACTCGCTCTTTGACTACGGGACCTGCAGGAACACCAGCAACCAGAAGCGGCGCCGGAAGAAGCTcccgagagg TAAAACGGAGACGTCCTGTGATGAAGGTCCCAGCTCGGAGCTGCCGAAGGTGATGAAGGTCTTCAACCGCGCGCTCCTCTTCGACTGCGTGTCGCGGGCGGACCCCGAGGCCCTGGAGGGCCTGCTGGAGTACCTGCACAGTCACGGGAAGAGGTTGACTGACGAGGAGTTCAAAG aACTGTCCACGGGGAAGACCTGCCTGCCCAAAGCGCTGCTGAACCTGTACGGCGGGCAGAACGCCACCGTGCCTCTGCTGCTGCACGCCGCCCAGCAGACCGGGAACCTGCGGGAGTTCATCAACACGCCCTTCAGGGACGTCTACTACCGAG GCCAGACGGCGCTGCACATCGCCATCGAGCGCCGCTGTAAGCCGTACGTGGAGCTCCTGGTGGAGCAGGGAGCGGACGTCCACGCCCAGGCGAGGGGACGCTTCTTCCAGCCCAGGGACGAGGGCGGCTACTTCTATTTCG GTgagctgcctctctctctggctgcatGCACCAACCAGCCGGACATCGTGCACTACCTGACTGAGAATCCTCACAAGAAGGCCGACCTGCGGCGCCAGGATTCTCGTGGGAACACGGTGCTGCACGCTCTGGTGCACATCGCGGACAACACCAAGGACAACACGCGCTTCCTCACCAAGATGTACGACCTGCTGCTCATCAAGAGCGCCAAGCTCTACCCGGACTGCCACCTGGAGACGGTGCTCAACAGCGACGGCATGTCGCCCCTCATGATGGCCGCCAAACTGGGCAAGATCGGG GTCTTTCAGCACATCATCCGCCGTGAGATCAAAGATGAAGACGTTCGCCATCTGTCCCGTAAGTTCAAGGACTGGGCGTACGGGCCGGTGTACTCCTCCCTCTACGACCTGTCGTCTCTGGACCCCTGTGGAGAGGAGCCGTCGGTGCTGGAGATCCTGGTGTACAACAGCCGCAACGAG AACCGCCATGAGATGCTGGCCGTGGAGCCCATCAACGAGCTGCTGAGGGCCAAGTGGCAGAAGTTTGCGGCCGTCACCTTCTACATCAGCGTGGTCTCCTACCTCGTCACCATGACCGTCTTCACCCTGGTGGCGTACCACCACCCGACGCAGGGCGCG cctccGTACCCTTACACCACGTCCTCTGACTACCTGCGCATGGCGGGAGAGATTCTCACCTTGGCTTCAggaatcttcttcttcctcaccaaC GTTAAGGACCTCTTTCTGAAGAAGTGCCCCGGGGTGAAGTCCTTGTTCATGGATGGATCCTTTCAACTGctgta cTTCGTGTACTCTGTCCTCATCGTGGTCACGGCGGTCCTCTACCTGTGGGGCAACcaggcctatgtgtgtgtgatggcgtTTGCGCTGGTGCTGGGCTGGATGAACACGCTGTACTTCACCAGAGGCCTGAAGCTCACGGGCACCTACAGCATCATGATCCagaag tgggCGACGACGATCCTGGACATCGAGCGCTCGTTTCCTGTCTGCCTCCGCAAGTCTTTCAGAGCCGGAGAGATGGTGACTGTGGGGAAGAGCCGGGACGGAACACCTGACCGGCGCTGGTGCTTCAG GGTGGACGAGGTGAACTGGTGCCACTGGAATCAGAACTTGGCAATGATCAACGAGGATCCGGGCAAGAACGAGACGTGCCAAGCCAGCGGGCTGCAGCCGGCTGTCAGAGGCCTGCGGAGAG ACCGCTGGTCCACGGTGGTCCCGCGGGTGGTGGAGGCGAGTAAGGGTCCGCGGCCTCGTGACCTGGCGATCGAGATGGAGCCGCTGGCGCCCAAATACTGA
- the trpv4 gene encoding transient receptor potential cation channel subfamily V member 4 isoform X1, protein MNEGRSALLRRCHLALSRADPSGSADSGDGAAARPESDAGLALSELPRLFENEDGAPSTRDDGPDSAPEPVPPGQPAESRQNLRMKFQGAFMKGISTPMDLLESTMYESNGAPGAKKAPMDSLFDYGTCRNTSNQKRRRKKLPRGKTETSCDEGPSSELPKVMKVFNRALLFDCVSRADPEALEGLLEYLHSHGKRLTDEEFKELSTGKTCLPKALLNLYGGQNATVPLLLHAAQQTGNLREFINTPFRDVYYRGQTALHIAIERRCKPYVELLVEQGADVHAQARGRFFQPRDEGGYFYFGELPLSLAACTNQPDIVHYLTENPHKKADLRRQDSRGNTVLHALVHIADNTKDNTRFLTKMYDLLLIKSAKLYPDCHLETVLNSDGMSPLMMAAKLGKIGVFQHIIRREIKDEDVRHLSRKFKDWAYGPVYSSLYDLSSLDPCGEEPSVLEILVYNSRNENRHEMLAVEPINELLRAKWQKFAAVTFYISVVSYLVTMTVFTLVAYHHPTQGAPPYPYTTSSDYLRMAGEILTLASGIFFFLTNVKDLFLKKCPGVKSLFMDGSFQLLYFVYSVLIVVTAVLYLWGNQAYVCVMAFALVLGWMNTLYFTRGLKLTGTYSIMIQKILFKDLFRFLLVYVLFMIGYASALVSLLTVCPPPGTECEGGCPTYPSCRDPDTFSAFLLDLFKLTIGMGELDMIHGARYPAVFLILLVTYIILTFVLLLNMLIALMGETVGQVSKESKKIWKLQWATTILDIERSFPVCLRKSFRAGEMVTVGKSRDGTPDRRWCFRVDEVNWCHWNQNLAMINEDPGKNETCQASGLQPAVRGLRRDRWSTVVPRVVEASKGPRPRDLAIEMEPLAPKY, encoded by the exons ATGAACGAG GGCCGCTCGGCTCTCCTCAGACGGTGCCACCTCGCTCTGTCCAGGGCTGACCCCTCCGGTTCTGCGGACTCTGGGGACGGCGCGGCGGCGCGGCCGGAGAGCGATGCCGGCCTCGCGCTGTCGGAGCTCCCCCGGCTGTTTGAGAACGAGGACGGAGCCCCGTCGACTCGGGACGACGGTCCCGATTCGGCCCCGGAGCCGGTTCCGCCCGGCCAGCCGGCTGAGAGCAGGCAGAACCTGCGGATGAAGTTCCAGGGTGCGTTCATGAAGGGCATTTCCACCCCGATGGACCTCTTGGAGTCCACCATGTACGAGTCCAACGGGGCTCCGGGGGCCAAGAAGGCCCCCATGGACTCGCTCTTTGACTACGGGACCTGCAGGAACACCAGCAACCAGAAGCGGCGCCGGAAGAAGCTcccgagagg TAAAACGGAGACGTCCTGTGATGAAGGTCCCAGCTCGGAGCTGCCGAAGGTGATGAAGGTCTTCAACCGCGCGCTCCTCTTCGACTGCGTGTCGCGGGCGGACCCCGAGGCCCTGGAGGGCCTGCTGGAGTACCTGCACAGTCACGGGAAGAGGTTGACTGACGAGGAGTTCAAAG aACTGTCCACGGGGAAGACCTGCCTGCCCAAAGCGCTGCTGAACCTGTACGGCGGGCAGAACGCCACCGTGCCTCTGCTGCTGCACGCCGCCCAGCAGACCGGGAACCTGCGGGAGTTCATCAACACGCCCTTCAGGGACGTCTACTACCGAG GCCAGACGGCGCTGCACATCGCCATCGAGCGCCGCTGTAAGCCGTACGTGGAGCTCCTGGTGGAGCAGGGAGCGGACGTCCACGCCCAGGCGAGGGGACGCTTCTTCCAGCCCAGGGACGAGGGCGGCTACTTCTATTTCG GTgagctgcctctctctctggctgcatGCACCAACCAGCCGGACATCGTGCACTACCTGACTGAGAATCCTCACAAGAAGGCCGACCTGCGGCGCCAGGATTCTCGTGGGAACACGGTGCTGCACGCTCTGGTGCACATCGCGGACAACACCAAGGACAACACGCGCTTCCTCACCAAGATGTACGACCTGCTGCTCATCAAGAGCGCCAAGCTCTACCCGGACTGCCACCTGGAGACGGTGCTCAACAGCGACGGCATGTCGCCCCTCATGATGGCCGCCAAACTGGGCAAGATCGGG GTCTTTCAGCACATCATCCGCCGTGAGATCAAAGATGAAGACGTTCGCCATCTGTCCCGTAAGTTCAAGGACTGGGCGTACGGGCCGGTGTACTCCTCCCTCTACGACCTGTCGTCTCTGGACCCCTGTGGAGAGGAGCCGTCGGTGCTGGAGATCCTGGTGTACAACAGCCGCAACGAG AACCGCCATGAGATGCTGGCCGTGGAGCCCATCAACGAGCTGCTGAGGGCCAAGTGGCAGAAGTTTGCGGCCGTCACCTTCTACATCAGCGTGGTCTCCTACCTCGTCACCATGACCGTCTTCACCCTGGTGGCGTACCACCACCCGACGCAGGGCGCG cctccGTACCCTTACACCACGTCCTCTGACTACCTGCGCATGGCGGGAGAGATTCTCACCTTGGCTTCAggaatcttcttcttcctcaccaaC GTTAAGGACCTCTTTCTGAAGAAGTGCCCCGGGGTGAAGTCCTTGTTCATGGATGGATCCTTTCAACTGctgta cTTCGTGTACTCTGTCCTCATCGTGGTCACGGCGGTCCTCTACCTGTGGGGCAACcaggcctatgtgtgtgtgatggcgtTTGCGCTGGTGCTGGGCTGGATGAACACGCTGTACTTCACCAGAGGCCTGAAGCTCACGGGCACCTACAGCATCATGATCCagaag ATTCTGTTCAAAGACCTGTTCAGGTTCCTGCTGGTGTACGTGCTCTTCATGATTGGATATGCCTCAG cgcTGGTGTCCCTGCTGACCGTGTGCCCCCCGCCGGGCACAGAGTGTGAGGGGGGCTGTCCCACCTACCCCAGCTGCAGGGACCCGGATACCTTCAGCGCTTTCCTCCTGGACCTCTTCAAGCTGACCATCGGGATGGGAGAGCTGGACATGATCCACGGCGCTCGGTATCCTGCAGTCTTCCTCATCCTGCTGGTCACCTACATCATCCTCACCTTCGTGCTGCTGCTCAACATGCTGATCGCGCTGATGGGGGAGACGGTGGGACAGGTGTCCAAGGAGAGCAAAAAGATCTGGAAGCTTCAG tgggCGACGACGATCCTGGACATCGAGCGCTCGTTTCCTGTCTGCCTCCGCAAGTCTTTCAGAGCCGGAGAGATGGTGACTGTGGGGAAGAGCCGGGACGGAACACCTGACCGGCGCTGGTGCTTCAG GGTGGACGAGGTGAACTGGTGCCACTGGAATCAGAACTTGGCAATGATCAACGAGGATCCGGGCAAGAACGAGACGTGCCAAGCCAGCGGGCTGCAGCCGGCTGTCAGAGGCCTGCGGAGAG ACCGCTGGTCCACGGTGGTCCCGCGGGTGGTGGAGGCGAGTAAGGGTCCGCGGCCTCGTGACCTGGCGATCGAGATGGAGCCGCTGGCGCCCAAATACTGA
- the fam222aa gene encoding protein FAM222A isoform X2, with amino-acid sequence MLACLQRRPNPPPPHPLCASKTPEPLQALGRKCELVVPTHSPRYPTAAELDAFAQKTASSPLCIKIFPTNIRVPQHKHLNRTVNGYDTTGTRTIPYPHIHTGGHNGLLAVIKASSPSTTFISSKGVLKNCEGRRTTLSPAHIAVAPYPPPSSSTLAIGHGHMAYHNGPSQPPEGPVLSVPPNVTVAGSVAPAAGGRAPPAQSNLPSIQSIIYQINQHCQAQALQQVCQGAAPASHSSPSRQGGAASGLSSGSSGGGYVVGMGPQANMVYAGLPTHNAEALKASAYTDGVDYILWQQQQQQQQAMLRMYSGSSGGGGAISKSPETCVPGGLVAAQVSSSRPYHLTAGGGGGVDRVSSSPLNCVGMHGNFSVGQYLAPPWNSVLVTPDSDCYNPQELLASSTGGPATGHREAGYPPHPAAVSGGGGLCCSLPSRSVCNTSVLSSSLQSLEYLVNDIRPPCIKEQMLGKGYEAVSVPRLLDQQHAHIRLPVYRSGGRGAAAQRRECGTKSELRSRCVSCSLLSCLSSCGR; translated from the coding sequence GTGAGCTTGTGGTTCCCACACATTCCCCACGCTATCCCACCGCGGCAGAACTCGATGCCTTCGCTCAGAAGACGGCCAGCAGCCCTCTCTGCATCAAGATCTTTCCCACCAACATCAGGGTTCCCCAGCACAAGCACCTTAATCGGACTGTCAATGGCTACGACACCACAGGGACGCGCACTATTCCCTacccacacatccacacaggggGCCACAACGGCCTGCTGGCCGTCATCAaggcctcctccccctccaccaccttcaTCTCTTCTAAAGGTGTTCTCAAGAACTGCGAAGGCAGACGGACTACGCTCTCTCCTGCCCACATAGCCGTGGCCCCATACCCGCCCCCTAGTAGCAGCACTTTAGCCATTGGCCATGGCCACATGGCCTACCACAATGGGCCCTCACAGCCCCCAGAGGGCCCCGTGCTATCGGTTCCCCCAAACGTGACTGTAGCTGGCTCAGTGGCTCCTGCAGCGGGGGGGCGGGCCCCGCCTGCACAGTCCAACCTCCCCTCCATCCAGAGCATCATCTACCAGATCAACCAGCACTGCCAGGCCCAGGCGCTGCAGCAGGTGTGCCAAGGGGCGGCCCCCGCTTCACATTCCAGCCCCTCCAGGCAGGGCGGCGCCGCCTCGGGGCTCTCCTCCGGCTCCTCGGGCGGAGGCTACGTGGTGGGGATGGGTCCCCAGGCGAACATGGTGTACGCCGGGCTGCCGACTCACAACGCAGAGGCTTTGAAGGCCTCGGCGTACACAGATGGCGTGGACTACATcctctggcagcagcagcagcagcagcagcaggcgatGCTCCGCATGTACAGCGGAagcagcgggggagggggcgcCATCAGCAAGTCCCCAGAAACGTGTGTTCCAGGGGGCCTCGTGGCGGCACaagtctcctcctccaggccgtACCACCTGACCGCCGGCGGAGGAGGCGGCGTGGACAGAGTCAGCTCCTCCCCTCTGAACTGTGTGGGGATGCACGGGAATTTCTCAGTGGGTCAATATTTGGCCCCGCCGTGGAACAGCGTGCTGGTGACGCCTGACAGTGACTGCTACAACCCCCAGGAGCTGTTGGCCAGCTCCACAGGAGGGCCGGCGACGGGGCACCGAGAGGCGGGctaccccccccaccctgctgcggtcagcggggggggggggctgtgctgCAGCCTGCCCAGCAGGAGCGTGTGCAACACGTCGGTGCTGAGCAGCAGCCTGCAGTCTCTGGAGTACCTGGTCAACGACATCCGCCCGCCCTGCATCAAGGAGCAGATGCTGGGCAAAGGCTACGAGGCGGTGTCGGTGCCGCGCCTGCTGGACCAGCAGCACGCACACATCCGCCTCCCTGTTTACAGATCGGGTGGCAGAGGAGCAGCGGCTCAGAGGCGGGAATGTGGAACTAAATCAGAGTTAAGGAGTAGATGTGTTTCCTGTAGCTTGCTGAGCTGCTTGAGCTCGTGTGGGCGCTGA